A single region of the Roseivivax sp. THAF197b genome encodes:
- the lepB gene encoding signal peptidase I: MADKARSGGILDTIKTVVYALLIAGIFRTLFFQPFWIPSGSMKDTLLIGDFLFVNKMAYGYSYASCPSVRIPAVGLDIDAADICGWADGDNTRLLGAEPERGDIAVFRHPVNGTDFIKRVIGLPGDTVQVREGRVIINDTPVEVAPDGQFEEVAEPQGPHGIRPRCANGPVGDGGTCIKEKFVETLPGGTSHSILNIGMQGADNTPVYTVPEGHFFFMGDNRDNSSDSRVPSVAGGVGFVPYENLVGRADRVIFSSAGSSMLFFWTWRGDRFFEALD, translated from the coding sequence ATGGCAGACAAGGCGCGCTCCGGCGGCATTCTCGACACGATCAAGACCGTCGTCTACGCGTTGCTGATCGCGGGCATTTTCCGCACGCTGTTCTTCCAGCCGTTCTGGATTCCGTCGGGCTCGATGAAGGACACGCTGCTGATCGGCGACTTCCTGTTCGTCAACAAGATGGCTTACGGCTATTCCTACGCCTCCTGCCCCTCGGTGCGTATTCCTGCCGTGGGCCTCGACATCGACGCGGCCGATATCTGCGGCTGGGCAGATGGCGACAATACCCGCCTTCTCGGCGCGGAGCCCGAGCGCGGCGACATCGCCGTCTTCCGTCACCCGGTCAACGGCACCGACTTCATCAAGCGCGTGATCGGCCTGCCCGGAGACACGGTGCAGGTCCGCGAGGGTCGCGTCATCATCAACGACACCCCCGTCGAGGTCGCGCCCGATGGCCAGTTCGAGGAAGTGGCCGAACCGCAGGGACCGCACGGCATTCGCCCGCGCTGCGCCAACGGTCCCGTGGGCGATGGCGGCACCTGCATCAAGGAAAAGTTCGTCGAGACCCTGCCCGGCGGCACCAGCCACTCGATCCTCAATATCGGCATGCAGGGCGCGGACAACACGCCCGTCTATACCGTGCCTGAGGGGCATTTCTTCTTCATGGGCGACAACCGCGACAATTCCTCCGACAGCCGCGTGCCGAGCGTCGCGGGCGGCGTGGGCTTCGTGCCCTATGAGAACCTCGTGGGCCGCGCCGACCGGGTGATCTTCTCCTCCGCGGGCAGCTCGATGCTGTTCTTCTGGACCTGGCGGGGAGATCGGTTCTTCGAGGCGCTGGATTGA
- a CDS encoding Pr6Pr family membrane protein, with protein MTTHARIFAALIAVLAFAAVALQLYVGLERRPDRTVLEEMWRMARFFTILTTLIVVARYGRIAVLGRASAGWTGAITLWAVIVGAVYHGLLARDLVGLRMVADQLLHSAVPLAVALWWLVFGPKAALRAAHAAWWLLWPAIYAAYALWRGTFVDRYPYFFVDPTRQGWDGVALWLAGLGAVFWIAGLGLVALGRWLSRDRPRPDNAAPGDPRPR; from the coding sequence ATGACGACACATGCCCGCATCTTCGCCGCCCTGATCGCGGTCCTCGCCTTCGCCGCCGTCGCCCTGCAGCTTTACGTGGGGCTGGAGCGGCGTCCGGACCGGACCGTGCTTGAGGAAATGTGGCGCATGGCACGGTTCTTCACCATCCTCACGACGCTCATCGTCGTGGCGCGCTACGGGCGTATCGCGGTGCTGGGCCGGGCGAGCGCGGGATGGACCGGGGCGATCACGCTTTGGGCGGTCATCGTGGGTGCGGTCTATCACGGACTTCTGGCGCGCGACCTTGTCGGGTTGCGCATGGTCGCGGATCAGCTTCTGCACAGCGCGGTGCCGCTGGCCGTGGCGCTATGGTGGCTGGTCTTCGGGCCGAAAGCCGCGCTCAGGGCCGCCCACGCGGCATGGTGGCTCCTCTGGCCCGCGATCTACGCCGCCTATGCCCTGTGGCGGGGCACTTTCGTCGATCGCTACCCGTATTTCTTCGTCGATCCGACGCGGCAGGGCTGGGATGGCGTGGCGCTATGGCTCGCGGGGCTCGGCGCGGTGTTCTGGATTGCGGGGCTTGGACTCGTGGCGCTGGGCCGTTGGCTCAGCCGAGACCGTCCTCGTCCAGACAATGCCGCCCCTGGCGATCCTCGACCTCGATAA
- a CDS encoding molybdenum cofactor biosynthesis protein MoaE — translation MRIVVQEAPFDFGAEAEAFASGRSDLGAVVTFTGIVRDTGDAARDRMEIEHYPGMTEKALTKIAEEAQTRWSLGDVLVIHRFGPLTPGEKIMMVATASRHRKDAFEAAEYLMDYLKSRAPFWKKEFSGEATEWVAARDEDEDALKRW, via the coding sequence ATGCGGATCGTCGTCCAGGAAGCCCCCTTCGATTTCGGCGCCGAGGCCGAGGCCTTCGCCTCAGGTCGCAGCGATCTCGGCGCGGTCGTGACCTTCACCGGCATTGTGCGCGACACCGGCGATGCGGCCCGCGACCGGATGGAGATCGAGCATTACCCGGGCATGACTGAAAAGGCCCTGACCAAGATCGCCGAGGAGGCGCAGACGCGCTGGTCCCTGGGCGATGTGCTGGTGATTCACCGTTTCGGGCCGCTGACACCGGGCGAAAAGATCATGATGGTCGCTACCGCGTCGCGGCACCGCAAGGATGCGTTCGAGGCCGCGGAATACCTGATGGATTACCTCAAATCCCGTGCGCCATTCTGGAAGAAGGAATTCAGCGGCGAGGCCACCGAATGGGTCGCCGCCCGCGACGAGGACGAAGACGCGCTCAAGCGCTGGTAG
- a CDS encoding GntR family transcriptional regulator: MSRISAQFSHDPAPAEAGLPAHERVYRQMRDMILFGALAPGQPVTIQGLTETLGAGMTPVREALRRLTAEGALDFQGNRRIAVPVLDASAIAELTVARLALEPELARRATMRMDADGIAALGQADAAIDTAIAAGDITGYLTGNHHFHALLNSYADAPILTGLVETLWLRFGPSLRVVCGRFGTEGLPDRHKDLLAALIDRDAEAAARAMSEDVRQGMEQIAQGIAPPSEAG, encoded by the coding sequence ATGAGCAGGATTTCAGCGCAATTTTCGCACGATCCCGCCCCTGCGGAGGCGGGGCTGCCCGCGCATGAGCGGGTCTACCGGCAGATGCGCGACATGATTCTCTTCGGGGCGCTGGCCCCCGGTCAGCCCGTCACCATCCAGGGCCTGACCGAAACGCTGGGCGCGGGCATGACGCCCGTGCGCGAGGCGTTGCGGCGGCTCACGGCGGAAGGTGCGCTCGATTTTCAGGGCAACCGGCGGATTGCGGTTCCCGTGCTCGATGCCAGCGCAATCGCCGAGCTGACCGTGGCGCGGCTGGCGCTAGAGCCGGAGCTGGCGCGCCGGGCTACGATGCGCATGGATGCGGACGGGATAGCGGCGCTGGGCCAAGCGGATGCGGCGATCGACACGGCCATCGCGGCAGGCGATATCACCGGCTACCTGACCGGAAATCACCACTTTCATGCGCTTCTGAACAGCTATGCCGATGCGCCGATCCTGACCGGCCTTGTCGAGACGCTCTGGCTGCGCTTCGGCCCGTCCCTGCGCGTTGTCTGCGGGCGGTTCGGGACGGAAGGCCTGCCCGACCGGCACAAGGATCTTCTGGCCGCGCTGATTGATCGCGATGCCGAGGCGGCCGCGCGCGCCATGTCCGAGGATGTCCGCCAGGGCATGGAGCAGATCGCGCAGGGCATCGCGCCCCCGTCGGAGGCAGGCTGA
- a CDS encoding DUF1491 family protein, translating to MGEPRLTARFWVDAYRRRLALYDIPCFVVHHGDDTAGAVLVKCATLDGQARAFTRSFDLKTGDRVWQELAAGDEAEVDASIAKQRGFDPDLWVIEVEDRQGRHCLDEDGLG from the coding sequence ATGGGTGAGCCCCGCCTGACCGCCCGTTTCTGGGTCGATGCCTACAGGCGGCGCCTCGCCCTGTACGACATTCCCTGTTTCGTGGTGCATCACGGCGATGACACGGCAGGCGCGGTGCTGGTGAAATGCGCCACGCTCGACGGGCAGGCGCGCGCCTTCACCCGCAGTTTCGATCTCAAGACCGGCGACCGTGTCTGGCAGGAACTTGCCGCGGGGGACGAGGCAGAGGTCGACGCCTCCATCGCCAAGCAACGCGGTTTCGACCCGGATCTCTGGGTTATCGAGGTCGAGGATCGCCAGGGGCGGCATTGTCTGGACGAGGACGGTCTCGGCTGA
- a CDS encoding polyamine ABC transporter substrate-binding protein yields the protein MSFTKLTGVAALALAAGTAGAQEVRVYNWSDYIDEDLLTQFEEETGIELIYDVFDSNEVLETKMLAGSSGYDVVVPTGTFLQRQIQAGAFQKLDKEQLPNLENMWDVVSSRTAQYDPDNEYSINYMWGTTGIGVNVPKVTEILGEDAPISSWDLVFDPANMEKLAECGVHFLDAPAEMIPAALNYIGEDPDSHDPDVIAKAGEVFEPIRPYIQKFHSSEYINALANGDICVAVGWSGDILQARDRAAEAENGVEIAYNAPDEGAQMWFDQMAIPADAPNPEAAHTFLNFIMDAENMAQASNYVYYANGNEASQEFLVEDVIDDPAIYPTPAALENLFTTTPYPPRVQRTVTRLWTEIKSGV from the coding sequence ATGAGTTTCACCAAGCTGACCGGTGTTGCGGCCCTCGCGCTGGCCGCCGGAACCGCCGGCGCGCAGGAAGTGCGCGTCTATAACTGGTCCGATTACATCGATGAAGACCTGCTGACGCAGTTCGAGGAAGAGACCGGGATCGAGCTGATCTACGACGTCTTCGATTCGAACGAAGTGCTGGAGACCAAGATGCTCGCGGGCTCGTCGGGCTACGACGTCGTCGTGCCCACGGGCACCTTCCTGCAGCGCCAGATCCAGGCGGGCGCGTTCCAGAAGCTCGACAAGGAACAACTCCCCAACCTCGAGAACATGTGGGACGTCGTCTCCAGCCGGACCGCGCAGTATGACCCGGACAACGAATATTCGATCAACTACATGTGGGGCACGACCGGCATCGGCGTCAACGTCCCCAAGGTGACCGAGATCCTGGGCGAGGACGCGCCGATCTCGTCCTGGGATCTGGTCTTCGATCCCGCCAACATGGAGAAGCTCGCGGAATGCGGCGTGCATTTCCTCGACGCGCCCGCAGAGATGATCCCCGCCGCGCTGAACTATATCGGCGAGGACCCGGACAGCCATGACCCGGACGTCATCGCCAAGGCGGGCGAAGTGTTCGAGCCGATCCGCCCCTACATCCAGAAGTTCCATTCGTCGGAATACATCAACGCGCTCGCCAATGGCGATATTTGCGTCGCGGTGGGCTGGTCGGGCGACATCCTGCAGGCCCGCGACCGCGCAGCCGAGGCCGAGAACGGCGTCGAGATTGCGTACAACGCGCCCGACGAGGGCGCGCAGATGTGGTTCGACCAGATGGCCATCCCCGCGGATGCGCCCAACCCGGAAGCCGCGCATACCTTCCTGAACTTCATCATGGATGCCGAGAACATGGCCCAGGCGTCGAACTACGTCTATTACGCCAACGGCAACGAGGCATCGCAGGAATTCCTCGTCGAGGACGTGATCGACGACCCGGCGATCTACCCGACGCCTGCCGCGCTCGAGAACCTCTTCACCACGACGCCCTATCCGCCGCGCGTGCAGCGCACGGTGACGCGCCTCTGGACCGAGATCAAATCGGGCGTCTGA
- the moaD gene encoding molybdopterin converting factor subunit 1 — protein MDVLYFAWVRERIGRPKDRIETEAATVNDLVAELRAREERYEAAFADLSALRVAVDQELTDFDASITGAREVAFFPPMTGG, from the coding sequence ATGGATGTGCTCTATTTCGCCTGGGTCCGCGAACGGATCGGCCGCCCCAAGGACCGCATCGAGACCGAGGCCGCGACGGTGAACGACCTCGTCGCCGAATTGCGGGCCCGTGAGGAACGCTACGAGGCCGCCTTCGCCGACCTCTCGGCCCTGCGCGTGGCGGTCGACCAGGAACTGACCGATTTCGACGCCTCCATCACGGGCGCCCGGGAAGTTGCCTTCTTCCCCCCGATGACGGGCGGCTGA
- a CDS encoding aspartate aminotransferase family protein — translation MAQISNPLPTADLQALDAAHHMHPFTHGADLGRKGARIITRAEGVWLTDSDGNRILDGMAGLWCVNLGYGRQELVDAATRQMSELPFYNTFFQTSHTPAIQLAAHLAELAPGDLNHVFFAGSGSEANDTNLRMVRTYWELKGQPQRKAVISRWNAYHGSSVGSGSLGGMKGMHAQGGMPIPDIHHIDQPNWWAEGGDLSPEEFGLARARQLEEKILELGPEHVAAFIAEPLQGAGGVIIPPETYWPEIMRIVREYGILLIADEVICGFGRTGNWFGSQTLGIQPDIMTIAKGLSSGYLPIGGSIVSSEIAQVIGDAEFNHGYTYSGHPVAAAVALENLRILDEEGIVTRVREEIGPYLKEKFESLTEHPMVGEAKIVGMMGSIALTPQKDTRAPFKGEEGQIGLMTRERCFANNLVMRHVGDRMIISPPLVITQDEVDVLIARAWKSLDEAMAQAKSEGLFVPA, via the coding sequence ATGGCCCAGATTTCCAACCCGCTGCCCACGGCCGATCTGCAGGCGCTGGATGCCGCGCATCACATGCATCCCTTCACCCATGGGGCCGATCTGGGGCGCAAGGGCGCGCGGATCATCACCCGCGCCGAAGGCGTCTGGCTGACCGATTCGGACGGCAACCGCATCCTCGACGGCATGGCGGGGCTCTGGTGCGTGAACCTGGGCTACGGGCGGCAGGAACTGGTCGATGCGGCCACCCGCCAGATGTCCGAACTGCCCTTCTACAACACCTTCTTCCAGACCTCGCATACGCCCGCGATCCAGCTGGCCGCGCATCTCGCGGAGCTGGCGCCGGGCGATCTGAACCACGTCTTCTTCGCGGGTTCGGGCTCCGAGGCCAATGACACCAATCTGCGCATGGTACGCACCTATTGGGAGCTGAAGGGCCAGCCGCAGCGCAAGGCGGTGATCTCGCGTTGGAACGCTTATCACGGCTCGTCGGTGGGGTCGGGCTCGCTTGGCGGCATGAAGGGCATGCACGCACAGGGCGGCATGCCGATCCCGGACATTCATCACATCGACCAGCCCAATTGGTGGGCCGAAGGCGGCGATCTGAGCCCCGAGGAATTCGGCCTCGCCCGCGCCCGGCAGCTTGAGGAGAAGATCCTCGAACTTGGCCCCGAGCATGTCGCGGCCTTCATCGCGGAGCCTTTGCAGGGTGCGGGCGGCGTCATCATCCCGCCCGAGACCTACTGGCCCGAGATCATGCGCATCGTGCGCGAATACGGCATCCTGCTGATCGCGGACGAGGTGATCTGCGGCTTCGGGCGCACGGGCAACTGGTTCGGCAGCCAGACGCTTGGCATCCAGCCCGACATCATGACCATCGCGAAGGGCCTGTCCTCGGGCTATCTGCCCATCGGTGGCTCGATCGTGTCGTCGGAGATCGCGCAAGTGATCGGGGACGCGGAATTCAACCACGGCTACACCTATTCGGGCCATCCCGTGGCGGCGGCCGTCGCGCTGGAGAACCTGCGCATCCTCGACGAGGAGGGCATCGTCACCCGCGTGCGCGAGGAGATCGGGCCTTACCTGAAAGAGAAGTTCGAGAGCCTGACCGAGCATCCGATGGTGGGCGAGGCGAAGATCGTGGGCATGATGGGCTCCATCGCGCTGACGCCGCAGAAGGACACCCGTGCGCCCTTCAAGGGTGAGGAAGGCCAGATCGGCCTGATGACGCGGGAGCGGTGCTTCGCCAACAACCTCGTGATGCGTCATGTGGGCGACCGGATGATCATCTCGCCGCCGCTGGTGATCACGCAGGACGAGGTCGACGTGCTGATCGCGCGGGCCTGGAAGAGCCTCGACGAGGCCATGGCGCAGGCGAAATCCGAAGGTCTTTTCGTGCCTGCGTGA
- the recO gene encoding DNA repair protein RecO — protein MEWRDTGILLSTRRHGETSAILEVFTEGHGRHAGVLRGATSRKMAPLLQPGAELDVAWRARLEDHIGTYTVELKRSRAAQAMADRVALSGLNALVAILGFTLPEREAHPDLYTRTTTLLELLKAPDLWPLAYLRWEMALLEEMGFGLDLTTCAATGKANDLAYVSPRTGRAVSRSGAGDWAPRLLPLPEVMLGAGEGADAEVLEALGTTGHFMSSHLAPSLGDKPLPPARALFLDRLARRARAGA, from the coding sequence ATGGAATGGCGCGATACTGGCATCCTCCTGTCCACAAGGCGGCACGGAGAAACCTCGGCGATCCTCGAGGTCTTCACCGAAGGCCACGGGCGCCATGCGGGCGTGCTGCGCGGGGCCACGAGCCGCAAGATGGCGCCGCTCCTGCAACCGGGTGCGGAGCTCGACGTGGCCTGGCGGGCGCGGCTCGAGGATCATATCGGCACCTATACGGTCGAACTGAAACGCTCCCGCGCGGCGCAGGCCATGGCCGACCGGGTGGCCCTGTCGGGGCTCAATGCGCTGGTGGCGATCCTCGGCTTCACCCTGCCCGAGCGGGAGGCGCATCCCGATCTCTATACCCGCACCACGACCCTTCTGGAGCTGCTCAAAGCACCCGATCTCTGGCCCTTGGCCTATCTGCGCTGGGAGATGGCACTCCTCGAGGAGATGGGCTTCGGCCTCGATCTGACGACCTGTGCGGCGACCGGCAAGGCCAACGATCTGGCCTATGTTTCGCCCCGGACGGGCCGCGCGGTGTCGCGGTCAGGCGCGGGCGACTGGGCGCCCCGGCTCCTGCCCCTGCCCGAGGTCATGCTGGGCGCCGGGGAAGGCGCGGATGCAGAGGTTCTGGAGGCGCTCGGCACGACGGGGCATTTCATGTCTTCGCATCTTGCGCCATCGCTGGGCGACAAGCCCCTGCCCCCCGCCCGCGCGCTGTTTCTCGACCGGCTGGCGCGGCGGGCGCGTGCCGGGGCGTGA
- a CDS encoding RidA family protein — protein MERIAVNPWDWSLKLGYNQAEIITGTTRQLICAGQTAVDNEGNPQHPGDMRAQIGLALDNLEAVLAAANMDLTNIIRLGVYATDVDEALKNFDLMGMRFGPLRCAPPMTLLGVSRLAIPGLLFEIEATAAA, from the coding sequence ATGGAACGCATAGCTGTAAATCCTTGGGACTGGTCGCTGAAACTTGGCTACAATCAGGCGGAAATCATCACGGGCACCACGCGTCAGCTCATCTGCGCCGGACAGACTGCCGTGGACAATGAGGGCAACCCGCAGCATCCGGGCGATATGCGCGCCCAGATCGGACTGGCGCTCGACAATCTGGAGGCGGTCCTGGCTGCCGCGAACATGGATCTGACCAACATCATCCGCCTTGGCGTCTACGCCACGGATGTCGACGAGGCGTTGAAGAATTTCGATCTGATGGGCATGCGGTTCGGACCGCTCCGTTGCGCGCCGCCAATGACGCTTCTGGGGGTCAGCCGTCTCGCCATCCCGGGTCTTCTGTTCGAGATTGAAGCCACTGCTGCGGCCTAG
- the era gene encoding GTPase Era has protein sequence MTTRAGFIALIGEPNAGKSTLLNRMVGAKVSIVTHKVQTTRARIRGVAMEGDAQLVFVDTPGLFKPRRRLDRAMVAAAWGGAADADVVVLLIEAHRGITEGVESILEQLDTVGHGRPVALAINKIDRVKAETLLKLTEDMNARFTFAETFMISAEKGYGVDDLRAWLANTLPEGPWLYPEDQIADLPMRMIAAEMTREKLTLRLHQELPYQLTVETENWEERKDGSARVDQVVYVARDGHKGILLGHKGETIKAVSKAAREELSEFLGRKVHLFLQVKVREKWLEEAERYSEMGLDFRDGDG, from the coding sequence ATGACCACACGCGCAGGTTTCATCGCCCTGATCGGCGAGCCCAATGCCGGAAAATCGACACTGCTCAACCGCATGGTGGGCGCCAAGGTGTCGATCGTGACGCACAAGGTGCAGACCACGCGTGCGCGCATCCGGGGCGTGGCGATGGAGGGCGATGCACAGCTTGTCTTCGTGGACACGCCCGGCCTTTTCAAACCGCGCCGCCGCCTTGACCGCGCGATGGTCGCCGCGGCCTGGGGCGGGGCTGCCGATGCCGACGTCGTGGTCCTCCTGATAGAGGCGCATCGCGGCATCACCGAGGGTGTGGAATCGATCCTCGAGCAGCTCGATACGGTGGGCCATGGCCGCCCAGTGGCACTCGCCATCAACAAGATCGACCGCGTGAAGGCCGAGACGCTGCTGAAACTGACCGAGGACATGAACGCGCGCTTCACCTTCGCCGAGACCTTCATGATCTCCGCCGAGAAAGGGTATGGCGTCGACGATCTGCGCGCGTGGCTCGCGAATACCCTGCCAGAAGGTCCGTGGCTTTATCCGGAGGATCAGATCGCCGATCTGCCCATGCGCATGATTGCCGCCGAGATGACGCGCGAGAAGCTGACCCTGCGCCTGCATCAGGAACTGCCCTACCAGCTGACGGTCGAGACCGAGAACTGGGAGGAGCGCAAGGACGGCTCCGCCCGCGTCGATCAGGTCGTCTATGTCGCCCGCGACGGGCACAAGGGGATCCTGCTGGGTCACAAGGGCGAGACGATCAAGGCCGTCTCCAAGGCCGCGCGTGAAGAGCTGTCGGAATTCCTTGGCCGCAAGGTCCATCTGTTCCTGCAGGTGAAGGTCCGCGAGAAATGGCTTGAAGAGGCCGAGCGCTATTCCGAGATGGGCCTCGATTTCCGCGACGGCGATGGGTGA
- the pgsA gene encoding CDP-diacylglycerol--glycerol-3-phosphate 3-phosphatidyltransferase: MRWTLPNILTLIRLLAAPGVAVMFLYFSRPFADWCALILFLGAAITDWFDGYLARAWGEETKIGAMLDPIADKAMVVIALMVIVGYSSMSPWLVLPATMILFREVFVSGLREYLGHLSGTLKVTRLAKWKTTLQMVAIAVLFAQGIFEHFLVVSTIGMDAGIVADIMAGNIEDDLGLGWKRIGMVWTGNAGIVLLWVAALLTAITGWDYFIKARPHLTEDR; encoded by the coding sequence ATGCGCTGGACCCTGCCCAATATCCTGACCCTGATCCGCCTTCTGGCGGCCCCCGGCGTTGCGGTCATGTTTCTCTATTTCTCGCGGCCCTTTGCCGATTGGTGCGCGCTGATCCTCTTCCTCGGCGCGGCCATCACCGACTGGTTCGATGGCTACCTGGCCCGCGCCTGGGGCGAGGAGACGAAGATCGGCGCGATGCTCGACCCCATTGCCGACAAGGCGATGGTGGTGATCGCGCTGATGGTGATCGTGGGCTATTCGTCGATGTCGCCCTGGCTCGTCCTGCCCGCCACGATGATCCTCTTCCGCGAGGTTTTCGTCTCGGGCCTGCGCGAATATCTCGGCCACCTGTCCGGCACGCTCAAGGTCACGCGGCTTGCGAAGTGGAAGACGACGCTGCAGATGGTCGCCATCGCGGTCCTCTTCGCGCAAGGCATTTTCGAACATTTCCTCGTGGTCTCGACCATCGGCATGGATGCGGGCATCGTGGCCGATATCATGGCGGGCAATATCGAGGACGATCTGGGCCTCGGCTGGAAACGCATCGGCATGGTCTGGACCGGGAATGCGGGTATCGTGCTGCTATGGGTCGCGGCCCTGCTGACCGCAATCACCGGCTGGGACTACTTTATCAAGGCCCGGCCCCACCTGACGGAGGATCGCTGA
- the rnc gene encoding ribonuclease III, whose amino-acid sequence MKRSAEIAELETRLGIRFRDPGLLREALTHASMSSPTRNDNQRLEFLGDRVLGLVMSEALLERDRAASEGQLAPRYNALVRKETCADVAREAGIGDALKLGRSERLSGGRRKMALLGDAMEAVIAAVYVDQGFETAKAMVLRLWGARIDGVEKDARDAKTALQEWAQARGLPPPAYVETARSGPDHAPVFTIEARLESGQTASAAAGSKRQAEQKAAEALLADVSGAVE is encoded by the coding sequence TTGAAACGCTCCGCCGAGATCGCAGAGCTCGAGACGCGGCTTGGCATACGCTTCCGCGATCCGGGCCTGCTGCGCGAGGCCCTGACCCACGCCTCGATGTCGAGCCCGACACGCAACGACAACCAGCGGCTGGAATTCCTGGGCGACCGGGTTCTGGGCCTCGTGATGTCCGAGGCGCTGCTGGAGCGGGATCGCGCGGCCTCCGAAGGGCAGCTTGCCCCGCGCTACAACGCGCTCGTGCGCAAGGAGACCTGCGCGGACGTGGCGCGTGAGGCCGGGATCGGCGACGCGCTGAAGCTTGGCCGCTCCGAGCGCCTGTCGGGCGGACGGCGCAAGATGGCGCTTCTGGGCGACGCGATGGAAGCGGTGATCGCCGCAGTCTATGTCGACCAGGGTTTCGAGACCGCGAAGGCCATGGTGCTGCGGCTCTGGGGCGCGCGGATCGACGGGGTCGAGAAGGATGCGCGCGACGCCAAGACAGCGCTGCAGGAATGGGCCCAGGCGCGCGGCCTGCCGCCCCCGGCCTACGTCGAGACGGCGCGCTCCGGCCCGGATCACGCGCCGGTCTTCACCATCGAGGCCCGGCTGGAAAGCGGCCAGACGGCTTCGGCTGCAGCAGGCTCCAAGCGGCAGGCGGAGCAGAAGGCCGCGGAGGCGCTGCTCGCAGATGTGAGTGGGGCGGTGGAGTAG
- a CDS encoding YafY family protein, whose protein sequence is MNIRTRHDTLVRTLRRNGTATVDELAQEVGASRRTILRDISTLRDEGFVIHSESGRGGGLQLDPQSMQTTARLSVAEVFALLISVAAMRAAQSLPFSDLADAGLAKIERALPSDKVRDLRRFLDCLHIGQLSPLQDISDIGPMVSALLPAFETAFLQTLQLRFDYRDAKGNRTHRVVEPQAMLILQPLWYLVAWDPARDDFRHFRMDRISAPEIIPEATFRRRHVPFEDDVCPFRELVR, encoded by the coding sequence ATGAACATTCGCACCCGTCACGACACACTGGTTCGCACCTTGCGCCGCAACGGCACCGCCACGGTGGACGAACTTGCGCAGGAGGTCGGAGCCTCGCGGCGGACCATCCTGCGCGACATCTCGACCCTGCGCGACGAGGGCTTTGTCATCCATTCCGAAAGCGGGCGCGGCGGCGGTCTGCAGCTGGATCCGCAATCGATGCAGACCACGGCGCGGTTATCGGTGGCGGAGGTTTTCGCGCTGCTGATCAGCGTGGCGGCCATGCGCGCGGCGCAGAGCCTGCCGTTCTCGGATCTCGCGGATGCCGGGCTCGCCAAGATCGAGCGCGCCCTGCCCTCTGACAAGGTACGCGACTTGCGTCGGTTTCTCGATTGTCTGCATATCGGGCAATTGTCGCCGCTGCAGGACATCTCGGATATCGGACCGATGGTTTCAGCGCTCTTGCCCGCCTTCGAGACGGCGTTCCTGCAAACGCTGCAATTGCGGTTCGATTACCGCGACGCGAAGGGCAACCGGACACACCGCGTGGTCGAGCCTCAGGCCATGCTGATCCTGCAGCCCTTGTGGTATCTCGTCGCCTGGGATCCCGCGCGCGATGATTTCCGGCATTTCCGCATGGACCGGATCAGCGCACCCGAGATCATCCCGGAGGCCACGTTCCGCAGGCGCCATGTGCCATTCGAAGACGATGTCTGCCCATTTCGGGAATTGGTGCGATAA